In a single window of the Pandoraea pulmonicola genome:
- a CDS encoding cupredoxin domain-containing protein: MIRSHLARAIPAQFVVCAASLMLAAPAFADDPHAMHMQHGHGGGAAATIGEASDEAQATRTVDVDMRDTMRFSPATLTVRRGDTVRFVVTNSGKIRHEMMLGTSASLAEHAKMMRTMPGMSHAEPNAVTLEPGERKTLVWHFTQPGTVDFACLEPGHFEAGMRGVINVR; encoded by the coding sequence ATGATTCGTTCTCATCTCGCCCGCGCCATCCCGGCGCAATTCGTTGTCTGCGCGGCCAGCCTGATGCTCGCCGCACCGGCTTTCGCGGACGATCCGCACGCCATGCACATGCAGCACGGTCACGGCGGCGGCGCCGCGGCCACCATCGGTGAAGCCAGTGACGAGGCGCAGGCAACACGCACCGTGGACGTCGACATGCGGGACACCATGCGCTTCTCGCCGGCCACGCTCACGGTGCGACGTGGCGATACGGTGCGCTTCGTCGTTACCAACAGCGGCAAAATCCGACACGAGATGATGCTCGGCACCTCGGCCTCACTCGCGGAGCACGCGAAGATGATGCGGACGATGCCCGGCATGTCGCATGCGGAGCCGAATGCGGTGACGCTCGAGCCTGGCGAGCGCAAGACGCTCGTGTGGCACTTCACGCAGCCCGGCACGGTGGACTTCGCATGCCTCGAGCCCGGTCACTTCGAAGCCGGCATGCGCGGCGTCATCAACGTGCGCTGA
- a CDS encoding multicopper oxidase family protein: MTSRRRFLRDAGLAVMGAAAVERTSLAALPDAPSRADASTAKPHSPPNGRPYRPVVTLNGWTLPWRMRGGVKEFHLIAEPVVREIAPGMQANLWGYNGQSPGPTIEVVEGDRVRLYVTNRLPEATSVHWHGQRLPNGMDGVAGLNQRAIAPGQTYVYEFEAKRPGTFMYHPHADEMMQMAMGLMGFWVTHPKDPSFQPVDRDYVFLINAYAIDPGSRTPRVNEMTDFNLWTWNSRAFPGIDPLVTRQGDRVRIRIGNLTMTNHPIHLHGHEFSVTGTDGGWVPPSAQWPEVTTDVAVGQMRAIEFDATEPGDWAFHCHKSHHTMNPMGHEVPTMLGVNQREIATKIARIIPDYMAMGETGGSMHGMEMPLPENTLPMMTGTGPYGPIEMGGMFTTLKVRRDLPRDSYRDPGWYRAPGGSVARPWQGSTSALPSSHRPPVNAGKTGGKS, from the coding sequence GGCCAAACCCCATTCGCCGCCGAACGGCCGACCGTATCGCCCTGTCGTCACGCTCAACGGCTGGACGCTGCCGTGGCGCATGCGCGGTGGCGTCAAGGAATTCCACCTGATCGCCGAGCCGGTGGTGCGAGAGATCGCACCGGGCATGCAGGCCAACCTGTGGGGCTACAACGGCCAGAGCCCCGGGCCGACCATCGAAGTCGTCGAAGGCGATCGCGTGCGGCTCTATGTGACCAATCGCCTGCCCGAAGCGACCAGCGTGCACTGGCACGGTCAACGCCTGCCCAATGGCATGGACGGCGTGGCGGGTCTGAACCAGCGCGCCATCGCGCCGGGTCAGACGTACGTCTACGAATTCGAGGCAAAGCGTCCAGGCACCTTCATGTACCACCCGCATGCCGACGAGATGATGCAGATGGCGATGGGGCTCATGGGCTTCTGGGTGACGCATCCGAAAGACCCGTCGTTCCAGCCGGTCGATCGCGACTATGTCTTCCTGATCAACGCCTACGCCATCGATCCCGGCAGTCGCACGCCGCGCGTGAACGAGATGACCGACTTCAACCTGTGGACGTGGAACAGTCGCGCGTTCCCCGGCATCGATCCTCTGGTGACGCGTCAGGGCGACCGGGTCCGCATTCGCATCGGCAATCTCACGATGACCAATCACCCGATCCACCTGCACGGTCACGAGTTCAGCGTGACCGGCACCGACGGCGGCTGGGTGCCGCCCTCCGCGCAGTGGCCGGAAGTCACCACGGATGTGGCCGTCGGCCAGATGCGTGCGATCGAGTTCGACGCCACCGAACCCGGCGACTGGGCGTTCCACTGCCACAAGTCGCATCACACGATGAACCCGATGGGCCACGAGGTACCGACCATGCTCGGCGTGAACCAGCGCGAGATCGCGACGAAGATCGCGCGCATCATTCCCGACTACATGGCGATGGGCGAAACCGGCGGCTCGATGCACGGCATGGAAATGCCGTTGCCCGAGAACACCCTGCCGATGATGACCGGCACCGGCCCCTACGGCCCCATCGAAATGGGCGGCATGTTCACCACGCTCAAGGTCCGGCGGGATCTGCCGCGCGACAGCTACCGCGATCCCGGCTGGTATCGCGCGCCAGGCGGCTCGGTGGCCCGTCCGTGGCAAGGCAGCACTTCCGCGTTACCCTCTTCCCATCGTCCGCCTGTCAATGCAGGCAAAACTGGAGGCAAGTCATGA